A single window of Ischnura elegans chromosome 8, ioIscEleg1.1, whole genome shotgun sequence DNA harbors:
- the LOC124164492 gene encoding uncharacterized protein LOC124164492 translates to MFWKLEEVPHFSLTPQDRQCEEHFQSTHSRDETGRYITRLPFKDLHPPLGDSALCAKRRFFGLERRLSAQPLLREKYIKFMSEYLTLGHMTPCDNFPRVKHYFLPHHGVFKNQDPNSSLRVVFDASSKTSTNVSLNDILLSGPKLQNDLCEVILRFRCHSVVFACDIRQMYRQIKIHPDDQHFQLIYWRETPTDLLKVFKLTTVTYGVTSAPFLAIRTLHQLAEDEGAQFPQAARVLKSQTFVDDIIAGADNVQEALTLQHDLTKLLSLGGFQLRKWCSNSDILISHISEDDREIPLSFQYSEQPIYNILGMQWNSTSDEFSYAVKISNVPHTKRSVLSAIARIYDPCGWLAPVVFLAKSFIQYLWTLGLQWDDPLSSNVAFRWEEILKNLARVKEITLPRSLFIERTSSVQLLGFCDASELGYAAVIYLRCASADNNTKIALLMAKSRVAPLKRISLPRLELCGAHLLAKLIHYSSNLVSNYCKMESVTAWCDSTIALSWIRTPPYRLKVFVANRVAQIQEWVPPERWFHVSSQHNPADCASRGLPTPLFEKNSLWWSGPRWLSLPPEDWPCSPFAPLDEDLPEVKQPIFNVCSSIRPFQKTGMDYAGPFTIRSHALRRTVPLKVYLCLFICMCTKAVHLEVVTDLSSDAFIAALTRFVSRRGLCSDLYSDCGTNFVGASTQLKRRAMPSFSTAWMSPCRAPPRRAMGKSH, encoded by the exons ATG TTTTGGAAACTTGAGGAAGTACCTCATTTTTCGCTTACTCCTCAAGACCGACAATGTGAAGAGCATTTCCAATCAACGCATTCCAGAGATGAAACTGGTCGTTACATCACTCGGCTGCCGTTCAAGGACCTTCACCCTCCTCTTGGAGACTCAGCGCTGTGTGCCAAAAGAAGATTTTTTGGTCTGGAAAGAAGACTGTCAGCGCAACCTCTCCTGAGAGAGAAGTATATTAAGTTTATGTCGGAGTACCTCACCCTAGGTCACATGACACCTTGTGATAATTTCCCTAgagttaagcattattttttgccgcaccatggagtttttaaaaatcaagatcCAAATTCAAGCCTGCGGGTTGTATTTGATGCTAGTTCAAAGACCTCAACGAATGTCTCActtaatgacattttattgtcaGGACCCAAATTACAAAATGATCTTTGTGAAGTTATTCTGCGATTTCGGTGCCATTCAGTTGTATTTGCATGTGACATTCGTCAGATGTATcgtcaaattaaaattcatcctGATGACCAGCACTTCCAGTTGATATATTGGCGTGAAACCCCTACGGATCTtctcaaagttttcaaattgacaacAGTCACTTATGGAGTGACGAGCGCACCGTTTCTAGCCATCCGCACTCTTCATCAACTGGCTGAAGATGAAGGTGCTCAGTTTCCGCAAGCTGCTCGTGTCCTAAAGTCTCAAACGTTTGTTGACGATATCATTGCTGGTGCAGATAATGTGCAAGAAGCCCTCACACTTCAACATGATTTAACAAAACTCCTCTCATTAGGTGGCTTCCAGTTGAGAAAATGGTGCAGTAATTCGGATATTTTGATATCCCACATCTCAGAAGATGATAGAGAAATTCCTCTCTCTTTCCAATATTCGGAGCaacctatttataatatattggGTATGCAATGGAATTCCACATCCGATGAGTTTTCTTATGCTGTGAAAATATCCAATGTACCTCATACTAAACGCTCAGTACTCTCCGCTATCGCAAGAATATATGACCCCTGCGGTTGGTTGGCTCCCGTGGTATTTTTAGCTAAGTCATTCATACAATACTTATGGACCCTTGGTCTTCAATGGGATGATCCATTGTCTTCTAATGTTGCCTTCCggtgggaagaaattttgaagaatcttGCTAGAGTAAAGGAAATTACGCTACCTCGATCTTTATTTATCGAAAGAACAAGCAGTGTCCAACTGCTTGGTTTTTGCGACGCATCTGAGTTGGGATATGCCGCAGTCATTTATTTAAGATGTGCTTCTGCTGACAACAACACCAAGATAGCATTGCTCATGGCTAAATCCCGTGTCGCACCTCTCAAACGTATCTCTCTACCCCGATTGGAACTTTGTGGGGCGCATTTACTGGCTAAACTCATTCATTATAGTTCAAACTTGGTGTCCAATTACTGTAAAATGGAATCTGTCACTGCCTGGTGTGATTCAACCATTGCTCTCTCATGGATCCGCACCCCTCCCTATCGCCTTAAGGTGTTTGTAGCAAATCGAGTAGCCCAGATTCAAGAATGGGTACCTCCTGAACGTTGGTTTCATGTATCGTCGCAACACAACCCCGCTGATTGTGCCTCTCGTGGATTACCCACTCCTCTCTTCGAGAAGAATTCCTTGTGGTGGTCTGGCCCTCGCTGGCTCTCTCTCCCGCCAGAAGACTGGCCGTGTTCTCCATTCGCTCCTTTGGACGAGGATCTACCGGAAGTGAAACAACCAATATTCAACGTTTGCTCCTCAATAAGACCATTTCAGAAGACCGGAATGGATTATGCTGGACCCTTCACTATTAGGAGCCATGCTCTAAGAAGAACTGTTCCATTAAAGGTCTATTTGTGTCTTTTTATTTGCATGTGTACCAAGGCTGTTCATCTAGAAGTAGTCACTGATCTCTCATCGGACGCCTTCATTGCAGCACTAACCCGATTTGTATCAAGGAGAGGACTTTGTAGTGATCTATACTCCGATTGCGGAACAAACTTCGTTGGTGCATCCACGCAGTTGAAAAGGAGGGCTATGCCCTCCTTTTCAACTGCGTGGATGTCCCCCTGCCGCGCCCCACCAAGGAGGGCTATGGGAAAGAGCCATTAA